A genomic segment from Glycine max cultivar Williams 82 chromosome 1, Glycine_max_v4.0, whole genome shotgun sequence encodes:
- the LOC100819587 gene encoding E3 ubiquitin-protein ligase MPSR1, producing the protein MASETEVLNIISSVFERFERNMSLFLPFIFGFSDATSGRDSDDPDHETAHTEGSLRQRIILVNPLTQGMVVIDGGLSLEALFRELANGKGGRPPASKESIEALPSVEIGEDNEDLECVVCLEEFGVGGVAKEMPCKHRFHVNCIEKWLGMHGSCPVCRYEMPVEEIDWGKKREEEVGERRSGGGGEVWVSFPFNRSSRRGQDLDQAQAVAGDSNDDDSSSTHGGAAEES; encoded by the coding sequence ATGGCTTCAGAGACAGAGGTGTTAAATATTATTTCCTCTGTTTTCGAACGCTTCGAGAGAAACATGTCTCTGTTTCTGCCCTTCATCTTCGGCTTCTCTGACGCCACCTCAGGACGAGATAGCGACGACCCAGATCACGAAACTGCTCACACAGAAGGTTCACTGCGTCAAAGAATAATCTTGGTGAACCCCTTGACTCAGGGCATGGTGGTGATCGACGGCGGTTTGAGCCTCGAAGCTCTGTTTCGCGAACTCGCCAACGGGAAAGGTGGTCGACCACCGGCTTCTAAGGAGTCCATTGAGGCCTTGCCAAGTGTGGAAATTGGAGAAGATAATGAGGATTTGGAGTGTGTAGTTTGTTTGGAGGAGTTTGGGGTTGGTGGGGTGGCAAAGGAGATGCCTTGTAAGCATAGGTTTCATGTCAATTGCATTGAGAAGTGGTTGGGGATGCATGGGTCTTGTCCTGTGTGTAGGTATGAGATGCCTGTGGAGGAGATTGATTGGGGGAAGAAGAGGGAAGAGGAAGTGGGAGAGAGGagaagtggtggtggtggtgaagtTTGGGTtagttttccttttaatagGAGTAGTAGGAGAGGCCAAGATCTTGATCAAGCTCAAGCTGTTGCTGGTGATTCAAATGATGATGATTCTTCATCAACTCATGGAGGTGCTGCTGAGGAGAGTTAG
- the LOC100783073 gene encoding (R)-mandelonitrile lyase-like, giving the protein MICIAHILANKIMLFLYYSQVNALADCNMELPQINQVHKLLLTAFVFFFLACLGLSFPLEPPGNNRQWHMTSDVKEVAGKSYDYIIVGGGTCGCPLAATLSEKFSVLLIERGGSPYGNPLVIDRRYYGFPLIKTDKYMSVAQSFTSEDGIGNVRGRVLGGSSAINGGFYSRASEEFVCKAGWDKELVKEAYEWVESKVVFPPFYLSPWQSVAEFSILEAGVLPYNGFSLEHIKGTKISGSVFDEFGKRHTSADLLNAGNPKNLTVLLNATVKSIIFHHSSYRNETRAKGIRFIQSNGTLDETYEAYINKAKNSSSRGDVILAAGALGSPQLMMLSGIGPKEQLRRFNISIVREMKGVGQGMQDNPCIAVLVDSKPQNRLPDPPQIAGITDDFKIIVEASIFPLSSNSSRVNVAAKIAMPTSKGVLELNNTDPRLNPSVRFNYLASEDDMEECVKMTKLLERIARSKSIAFFLGESKQEKLTSTDVDLRNFCKKNVRTIYHYHGGCTVGSVVDEQNKVYGIKGLRILDGSTFSESPGTNPMATILMLGRYQGLQILRERKADSGLNAKEQTK; this is encoded by the exons ATGATTTGTATAGCCCACATTTTGGCAAATAAAATCATGCTCTTCCTCTACTACTCACAAGTCAATGCATTAGCTGATTGCAATATGGAACTCCCACAAATTAACCAAGTTCATAAGCTTCTTCTCACGGcatttgtgtttttctttcttgcatGTTTGGGTTTGTCTTTCCCTTTAGAGCCTCCAG GCAATAATAGGCAATGGCACATGACTTCAGATGTTAAGGAAGTAGCAGGCAAGTCTTATGACTATATTATAGTGGGGGGAGGCACATGTGGTTGTCCATTAGCTGCTACACTATCAGAGAAATTCTCTGTGCTACTCATAGAAAGAGGTGGTTCACCATATGGGAATCCCTTGGTGATAGATAGGAGGTACTATGGTTTTCCATTGATTAAGACTGACAAATACATGTCAGTGGCACAAAGTTTCACTTCAGAGGATGGAATTGGCAATGTGAGAGGAAGAGTTCTTGGAGGATCATCAGCTATAAATGGAGGGTTTTATAGTAGAGCAAGTGAGGAATTTGTATGCAAAGCTGGTTGGGACAAGGAGCTAGTCAAAGAAGCTTATGAATGGGTGGAATCAAAGGTTGTCTTTCCTCCTTTTTATCTTTCACCATGGCAATCTGTTGCTGAATTCAGCATTCTTGAAGCAGGAGTTTTACCATACAATGGCTTCAGCTTGGAACATATCAAGGGAACCAAGATTTCTGGAAGTGTGTTTGATGAATTTGGAAAGAGGCACACCTCAGCTGACCTTCTGAATGCAGGGAACCCAAAGAACCTCACAGTCCTTCTAAATGCCACAGTCAAGAGTATCATCTTTCATCACAGTA GTTACAGGAATGAAACTAGAGCTAAGGGTATAAGGTTCATCCAGAGTAATGGCACCTTGGATGAAACCTATGAAGCATACATAAACAAAGCCAAGAATTCAAGTTCAAGGGGTGATGTCATTTTGGCAGCAGGTGCATTAGGTAGTCCCCAACTTATGATGCTAAGTGGCATAGGGCCAAAAGAACAGCTGAGAAGGTTCAACATATCAATAGTACGTGAAATGAAAGGGGTTGGGCAAGGAATGCAAGACAACCCTTGCATAGCAGTTTTGGTGGATTCTAAGCCACAGAATAGGCTCCCTGATCCACCCCAAATTGCTGGCATAACAGATGACTTCAAAATCATAGTTGAAGCATCAATATTTCCCCTAAGTTCCAACTCATCAAGGGTTAATGTTGCCGCCAAGATAGCAATGCCTACTTCCAAAGGGGTGCTTGAACTGAACAACACAGACCCCAGGCTGAACCCTTCTGTGAGGTTCAACTATCTAGCAAGTGAAGATGACATGGAAGAATGCGTCAAGATGACAAAACTACTTGAGAGAATTGCAAGGTCAAAATCTATTGCATTTTTCCTAGGCGAGTCAAAGCAAGAAAAACTGACATCAACTGACGTTGATCTAAGAAACTTCTGCAAGAAAAATGTGAGAACAATCTATCACTATCATGGGGGTTGCACGGTTGGATCAGTGGTTGATGAGCAAAACAAGGTTTATGGAATAAAGGGATTGAGAATATTGGATGGCTCAACTTTTTCAGAGTCACCAGGCACAAACCCAATGGCCACCATTCTGATGCTAGGAAGGTACCAAGGACTCCAGATTCTAAGGGAAAGGAAAGCAGATTCTGGCTTAAATGCCAAAGAGCAGACAAAATGA
- the LOC112997809 gene encoding uncharacterized protein, with translation MGDQPVTKTEFDGAIAALTAAITTLTTQVTTLSNNNRINLNRGGGRGNNHTIDDSDSEEEEVVTEKRNDRDNHHDYRVKADIPLFYGTMGVEEFLDWQIDVDRFFDVMDVPEHKQVKMVAIRLKSTAAVWWDRLVVQRTRQRKNPIRTWRKMKQLMLERFLPEDYEQILYKMYIECVQGKRSVTEYTAEFLRFSERNELGESENQKVARYISGLKGSLQEKMGLQTVWTVAEASNLALKAELMEKSPRNFSSFRKSSPQNNTESSGDKEKSAAARDSTPGNKATCSASSAPQGKAPAQKQNNPYVKPTMDTCFRCNGKGHRSNVCPSRRVAAVVGERDDDNETEQPDEGEYAEVEFAEEESDERVNFVLQRMLLATKEEGQRKNLFKTHCSVKNKVCDLIIDNGSTENLVSQKLVNYFKLPAEPHEKPYALGWVSKGSQVRVTLSCRVPISIGKHYKEEVSCDVIDMDVCHILLGRPWQFDNDITYRGRDNVMMFTWGTHKIAMAPILHFDKNPKDKKSSFLVMTQDERKLDKAVREANCFCPVVFKGVMSAVKEEVPIPREILEILRDFNELIAYELPNDLPPMRDIQHQIDLIPGSSLPNLPHYRMSPKENEILREQIEDLLRKGFIRESMSPCAVPVLLVPKKGNQWRMCVDSRAINKITIKYRFPIPRLEDMLDELAGSKVFSKIDLRSGYHQIRIRPGDEWKTAFKSKDGLYEWLVMPFGLSNAPSTFMRLMNQVLRPFIGSFVVVYFDDILIYSKIKEEHLEHVRLVLQVLQENQLYINLKKCTFSTNKLLFLGFVVGEDGIQVDEEKVRAIRDWPAPTSVTEVRSFHGLATFYRRFIRDFSTITAPITECLKKGKYNWGFEQEQSFALIKEKLCTAPVLALPDFDKVFQVECDASGIGIGAVLSQEKKPIAFFSEKLSEARRKWSTYDQEFYAVFRALRQWEHYLIHREFILFTDHQALKFLHSQKLINKMHARWVSFLQKFPFIIQHKSGALNKVADALSRRDSLLVTLAQEVVGFECLKELYENDAEFQELWAKCREHPCDDFHVREGFLFKGNRLCIPCSSLREKLIRDLHGGGLSGHMGRDKTIASLEERFYWPHLRKDAGTIVKKCYTCQVSKGQSQNTGLYMPLPIPDDIWQDLAMDFVLGLPRTQRGVDSVFVVVDRFSKMSHFIACKKTADASNIAKLFFREVVHLHGVPKSITSDRDTKFLSHFWITLWKLFDTSLNRSSTAHPQTDGQTEVTNRTLGNMIRCVCGDKPKQWDLALPQVEFAYNSTMHSATGKTPFSLVYTSVPRHVVDLIKLPKAPGFSVAAENMAEEIIAVKDSVKSKLEATGLKNKIAADKRQRVKVFNVGDEVMVFLRKERFPVGTYSKLQPRKYGPFQVTRKINDNAYVVALPASMNISNTFNVADIYEYHADEVLYRDENSGSSSFEVEETDVGGFI, from the coding sequence ATGGGAGATCAACCGGTGACGAAAACAGAGTTTGATGGTGCCATAGCGGCTTTAACCGCGGCCATCACCACTTTGACAACACAGGTAACAACGTtatccaacaacaacagaatcaATCTGAACAGGGGAGGAGGTCGTGGAAACAATCATACGATTGATGATTCGGATTCAGAAGAGGAGGAGGTCGTGACTGAAAAAAGAAACGATCGTGACAATCACCATGATTACCGCGTGAAAGCAGATATTCCATTGTTTTACGGAACgatgggagtagaggaattttTAGATTGGCAGATTGATGTTGACAGATTTTTCGACGTCATGGACGTCCCTGAGCACAAGCAGGTTAAGATGGTGGCAATCAGGCTGAAAAGTACCGCCGCTGTCTGGTGGGACAGACTCGTCGTTCAGAGGACGAGGCAGAGAAAGAATCCCATTCGAACTTGGCGGAAGATGAAACAATTGATGCTTGAGAGATTTTTACCTGAAGATTATGAACAAATTCTGTATAAAATGTATATTGAATGTGTTCAAGGCAAGCGATCAGTGACAGAGTATACCGCTGAATTTCTGCGTTTTTCTGAACGTAATGAATTGGGTGAATCAGAAAATCAGAAAGTGGCTCGTTATATAAGTGGATTGAAAGGATCCTTGCAGGAGAAGATGGGTTTGCAAACCGTTTGGACCGTTGCTGAAGCGTCCAACCTAGCTTTGAAGGCAGAATTGATGGAGAAATCGCCCAGAAATTTCTCCTCCTTCAGAAAGTCTTCTCCCCAGAATAATACTGAATCATCAGGTGACAAAGAGAAAAGTGCAGCAGCCAGGGATTCTACTCCTGGTAATAAGGCAACTTGTAGTGCTAGCAGTGCACCACAAGGCAAAGCCCCGgcccaaaaacaaaacaatccaTATGTCAAACCCACTATGGATACTTGTTTTAGATGTAATGGGAAAGGTCATCGATCCAATGTCTGTCCATCAAGGAGAGTTGCAGCTGTGGTGGGAGAAAGGGACGATGATAACGAGACAGAGCAGCCTGATGAGGGTGAATATGCAGAGGTAGAATTTGCTGAAGAAGAATCTGATGAAAGGGTGAATTTTGTGTTGCAGCGGATGTTACTAGCAACTAAAGAAGAAGGACAGCGCAAAAACTTATTCAAGACTCATTGTTCTGTCAAGAATAAAGTATGTGATCTCATAATAGATAATGGGAGCACAGAGAACTTAGTGTCACAAAAATTGGTGAATTATTTTAAGTTGCCCGCAGAGCCTCATGAGAAGCCATATGCCCTTGGCTGGGTCAGCAAGGGATCCCAGGTACGAGTGACGCTGTCCTGCAGGGTTCCCATCTCCATTGGTAAACACTATAAAGAAGAGGTATCTTGTGATGTTATTGATATGGATGTTTGTCATATTTTACTTGGTAGGCCTTGGCAGTTTGATAATGATATTACTTACCGGGGACGAGATAATGTGATGATGTTTACTTGGGGCACTCATAAAATTGCTATGGCTCCTATCCTACATTTTGATAAGAATCCGAAAGACAAGAAATCTAGTTTCCTAGTGATGACTCAGGATGAGAGGAAACTTGATAAGGCTGTCAGAGAAGCTAATTGTTTTTGTCCAGTTGTTTTCAAAGGGGTGATGAGCGCTGTGAAAGAAGAGGTCCCAATTCCAAGAGAAATCTTAGAAATTCTAAGGGATTTCAACGAGTTGATCGCATATGAGCTGCCAAATGACTTACCGCCCATGAGGGATATTCAGCACCAGATTGATTTGATTCCAGGTTCAAGCCTACCAAACCTTCCTCATTATCGCATGAGTCCTAAGGAGAATGAGATTTTAAGGGAGCAAATTGAGGATTTACTAAGAAAGGGCTTTATCCGTGAAAGCATGAGTCCTTGTGCCGTTCCAGTCCTTTTGGTGCCTAAGAAAGGAAATCAGTGGAGGATGTGTGTTGATAGCAGAGCCATCAACAAGATCACTATCAAGTATCGTTTTCCAATTCCCCGTTTAGAAGACATGCTTGATGAATTGGCAGGATCCAAGGTGTTCTCAAAGATAGATCTGCGAAGTGGGTACCATCAGATAAGAATTAGACCTGGAGATGAATGGAAGACAGCTTTTAAGAGTAAGGATGGACTTTATGAGTGGTTGGTGATGCCTTTTGGGTTGTCTAACGCCCCTAGCACCTTCATGAGATTGATGAATCAGGTTCTGCGTCCTTTTATTGGTTCCTTTGTGgtggtttattttgatgatattctgATTTATAGCAAGATCAAGGAAGAACACCTGGAACATGTGAGGCTAGTTTTACAAGTGTTACAAGAGAATCAGCTGTACATTAACCTGAAAAAGTGCACGTTCAGTACCAACAAATTACTTTTCTTGGGGTTTGTAGTTGGTGAAGATGGAATTCAGGTGGATGAAGAGAAAGTGAGGGCTATCAGAGACTGGCCTGCACCTACATCAGTTACTGAAGTACGTAGTTTTCATGGGCTGGCTACTTTCTACAGAAGATTTATTAGAGATTTCAGCACTATCACTGCACCAATCACTGAATGtttgaagaaaggaaaatacaaTTGGGGTTTTGAGCAGGAGCAGAGTTTTGCCTTGATTAAAGAAAAGTTGTGTACCGCACCTGTCTTAGCTCTTCCTGATTTTGATAAAGTGTTCCAAGTTGAGTGCGATGCTAGCGGAATTGGAATAGGGGCTGTGTTGTCTCAGGAGAAGAAACCAATTGCTTTCTTTAGTGAAAAGTTGAGTGAAGCTCGTCGAAAATGGAGTACTTATGATCAAGAATTTTATGCTGTTTTTAGAGCTCTTCGCCAGTGGGAGCACTACTTGATTCATAGAGAATTCATTTTATTCACTGATCACCAGGCTCTGAAATTTCTCCATAGTCAGAAACTGATCAACAAGATGCATGCTCGGTGGGTTAGTTTTCTGCAAAAGTTCCCTTTTATCATTCAACATAAATCTGGAGCCCTTAACAAAGTAGCTGATGCTTTGAGTAGGAGGGATTCGTTGCTTGTCACTTTAGCACAGGAGGTAGTAGGCTTTGAATGTCTGAAGGAGTTGTATGAGAATGATGCTGAGTTCCAAGAATTATGGGCTAAATGCCGTGAGCATCCTTGTGACGATTTTCATGTTCGTGAAGGGTTTCTTTTTAAGGGAAACCGACTGTGCATTCCATGTTCGTCCTTGAGGGAGAAATTAATTAGGGATCTACATGGTGGTGGTCTGAGTGGGCATATGGGGAGAGATAAAACCATTGCTAGTCTGGAAGAAAGGTTTTATTGGCCACACCTGCGAAAAGATGCTGGAACCATAGTCAAGAAGTGCTATActtgccaagtttctaaaggccAGTCACAAAATACTGGTCTTTACATGCCTCTACCCATTCCTGATGACATTTGGCAGGATTTAGCTATGGATTTTGTGTTGGGTCTACCTCGTACCCAGCGAGGCGTGGATTCCGTGTTTGTGGTTGTAGACCGATTCTCCAAGATGTCCCATTTTATTGCTTGTAAGAAGACAGCTGATGCATCCAACATAGCCAAACTGTTTTTCAGGGAGGTTGTGCATCTTCACGGAGTTCCAAAATCCATTACTTCAGACAGGGACACCAAATTCCTCAGTCATTTCTGGATCACCTTATGGAAGTTATTTGATACATCACTGAACAGGAGTTCTACAGCTCATCCCCAAACTGATGGACAAACTGAGGTCACAAACAGAACTCTGGGAAATATGATTCGATGTGTTTGTGGTGACAAACCGAAGCAGTGGGATTTGGCTTTGCCTCAAGTTGAGTTTGCTTATAACAGCACTATGCATTCTGCTACTGGAAAAACACCTTTCTCACTTGTTTACACCTCTGTTCCTAGGCACGTGGTTGATTTGATTAAGCTGCCTAAGGCTCCTGGATTTAGTGTGGCTGCTGAAAATATGGCTGAAGAGATTATAGCTGTGAAAGATTCTGTCAAGTCCAAATTGGAAGCTACtggattgaaaaacaaaattgcggCAGATAAACGCCAAAGAGTCAAAGTGTTCAATGTGGGAGATGAAGTGATGGTGTTTCTGCGAAAAGAAAGATTTCCAGTTGGTACCTACAGCAAGCTGCAGCCTCGCAAATATGGCCCGTTCCAAGTGACTCGCaagatcaatgacaatgcttatgTCGTGGCCCTTCCAGCATCAATGAACATTTCTAACACTTTCAATGTGGCAGATATATATGAGTACCATGCAGATGAAGTCCTTTATCGAGATGAGAACTCGGGGTCGAGTTCTTTTGAGGTGGAGGAGACTGATGTAGGGGGGTTTATTtag
- the LOC102665543 gene encoding glutathione S-transferase T3: MQKFKSYYKQAVSLKKSGCTDNNVKLNAYAIWKEDEGTNFGLEHAWRLLKNQLEWLYQFTENCSKRMKISASRAYSSSSNPETPIENVEVDTLSPIFRLMGQKATKRKSKGKRVGTSTNPVDLIGVEEGMREINILNAKLATLREKELEKEYYDILMKDTSTMFETQLKDHQAFCKTIRHKLRI, from the coding sequence ATGCAAAAATTCAAGAGTTATTACAAGCAAGCGGTATCATTGAAGAAAAGTGGTTGCACAGATAACAATGTCAAGCTTAATGCATATGCCATTTGGAAGGAAGACGAAGGAACCAATTTTGGTTTGGAACATGCTTGGCGACTTTTGAAAAATCAACTGGAATGGTTATATCAGTTTACTGAAAATTGCTCTAAAAGGATGAAGATTTCTGCATCTAGGGcatattcatcttcatctaatcCAGAAACACCGATCGAAAATGTTGAAGTTGACACACTGTCTCCAATTTTCCGTTTAATGGGGCAAAAGGCAACCAAAAGGAAGAGCAAAGGGAAAAGAGTAGGAACATCTACCAATCCTGTGGACCTCATTGGTGTGGAGGAAGGAATGCGGGAAATAAATATTCTCAACGCCAAACTAGCAACCTTAAGGGAGAAAGAATTGGAAAAGGAGTATTACGATATTCTAATGAAGGACACATCTACAATGTTTGAAACTCAACTCAAAGACCATCAAGccttttgtaaaacaattagGCATAAACTACGAATCTAG